From the Leishmania panamensis strain MHOM/PA/94/PSC-1 chromosome 31 sequence genome, one window contains:
- a CDS encoding diphthine synthase-like protein (TriTrypDB/GeneDB-style sysID: LpmP.31.1540), whose translation MFTLVGIGLGDASDITMKGMNAVKEADIVFLEAYTSFLINNNAEELAGIYGKPVIIADREMVESGVVLDNAKVKKVVLLVVGDVFGATTHSDLIVRCNEQGIESKVVHNASIINAVGCCGLQLYRFGQVISLCFWTETWRPDSWYERLRSNRAAGIHTLVLLDIKVKEISDENLARGRKIYEPPRYMSIKQAVEQILEVEGYKQGGAVAADGSTFAVGVARVGSASQQVVAGTMKDLLSVDFGAPLHSLVIAGDVHECELEHVNLFWMTKQ comes from the coding sequence ATGTTCACCTTGGTCGGGATTGGCCTTGGCGATGCCTCCGACATCACTATGAAGGGCATGAACGCTGTCAAGGAGGCGGATATTGTTTTTCTAGAGGCCTACACCTCTTTCCTCATCAACAACAATGCAGAGGAGCTGGCTGGCATCTACGGCAAACCCGTTATCATTGCCGACAGGGAGATGGTGGAGAGCGGGGTTGTTCTGGACAACGCGAAGGTGAAGAAAGTGGTTCTTCTTGTTGTCGGCGACGTTTTTGGTGCGACAACGCATTCAGACCTGATTGTGCGCTGCAACGAGCAGGGAATTGAGAGCAAAGTCGTCCACAATGCCTCCATCATTAACGCTGTGGGTTGTTGTGGTCTGCAGCTTTACAGGTTTGGCCAAGTCATTTCCCTGTGTTTCTGGACAGAGACGTGGCGTCCAGACTCCTGGTACGAGCGTCTACGGAGCAACAGAGCTGCCGGGATTCACACTTTAGTGCTCCTCGACATCAAGGTAAAGGAGATCTCTGACGAGAATCTTGCGCGTGGGCGCAAGATCTACGAGCCACCACGCTACATGTCGATCAAGCAGGCCGTTGAGCAGATcctggaggtggaggggtaCAAGCAGGGTGGCGCTGTAGCCGCAGATGGCTCGACGTTCGCGGTGGGTGTAGCACGCGTCGGCTCTGCATCTCAGCAAGTGGTAGCGGGTACGATGAAGGATCTGCTCAGTGTTGACTTCGGCGCGCCGTTGCACTCCCTCGTCATCGCCGGTGACGTGCACGAGTGCGAGCTGGAGCACGTTAATCTTTTTTGGATGACAAAGCAGTGA